The Zingiber officinale cultivar Zhangliang chromosome 9A, Zo_v1.1, whole genome shotgun sequence genome window below encodes:
- the LOC122019572 gene encoding transcription factor BHLH094-like, giving the protein MQCLQTTPSSSTENSKKKRKKQEREGEAMAEKKDKRDYIHVRAGRGQATESHSLAERLLSGCADGVQIRREKIDERMNCLQGLVPGCNEIMGKASVPDEIINYVQSLQNQIELVVVDPGMHCTSSEVLELEFLQPASDFSGLHMSMNPQMTWLQNTIGTVPIQLHSFSNVLGSSAWDETSVGFPGLEFDRGKN; this is encoded by the exons ATGCAGTGCCTCCAGACTACTCCTTCCTCTAGCACTGAGAATagcaagaagaagagaaagaagcaaGAGAGGGAAGGGGAAGCCATGGCTGAAAAGAAAGACAAGAGGGACTACATCCATGTACGAGCTGGCCGCGGCCAAGCCACTGAGAGTCATAGCTTAGCTGAAAGA CTACTCAGTGGGTGTGCTGATGGTGTGCAGATTAGGAGGGAGAAGATTGACGAGAGGATGAACTGTTTGCAAGGCTTGGTGCCCGGTTGCAACGAGATCATGGGAAAAGCCAGCGTGCCCGATGAGATCATAAACTATGTGCAGTCTCTCCAAAACCAAATTGAG CTGGTTGTTGTAGATCCTGGAATGCACTGCACTAGCAGTGAAGTGCTAGAG TTGGAGTTCTTGCAACCTGCTAGTGATTTCTCTGGTCTGCACATGTCCATGAATCCACAAATGACTTGGCTCCAAAACACCATCGGTACGGTGCCTATCCAGTTGCACTCCTTCTCCAAT GTTCTTGGGTCATCTGCTTGGGATGAGACCAGTGTCGGCTTCCCTGGCCTGGAATTCGACAGAGGGAAAAActga